The Astatotilapia calliptera unplaced genomic scaffold, fAstCal1.2 U_scaffold_6, whole genome shotgun sequence region acactgactacactacacactaactacacactaactacacactgactacactacacactaactacacactgactacacactaactacacactaactacacacttactacacaacacactaactacacactgactacacactgactacacactgactacactacacactaactacacactaactacacactgactacacactaactacacactgactacactacacactaactacacactgactacacactgactacactacacactagctacacactaactacacactgactacactacacactaactacacactgactacacactaactacacactaactacacactaactacacaacacactaactacacactgactacacactgactacacactgactacacactgactacactacacactaactacacactaactacacactgactacactacacactaactacacactgactacacactgactacactacacactaactacacactaactacacactaactacacactgactacacactaactacacactgactacacactgactacactacacactaactacacactgactacactacacactaactacacactgactacacactgactacactacacactaactacacactaactacacactaactacacactgactacactacacactaactacacactgactacacactgactacactacacactaactacacactgactacactacacactaactacacactgactacacactgactacactacacactaactacacactaactacacactgactacactacacactaactacacactaactacacactgactacactacacactaactacacactgactacacactgactacactacacactaactacacactaactacacactaactacactacacactaactacacactaactacacactgactacactacacactaactacacactgactacactacacactaactacacactaactacactacacactaactacacactaactacacactgactacactacacactaactacacactgactacactacacactaactacacactaactacacactaactacacactgacaacactacacactaactacacactaactacgcactaactacacactaactacacaagatttgtgctaaacgtcgcaaatctctcacatctcaaatcaccgccgtcactcctaaaacttcccccgtttcttaacaactTGCCATATCactttttgattggtcgacatggtacatttttcgaccaataggaaagggtggggggggttgtttttcacaggcggagagtgctttCGAGCCTTTCTTCTTATAAaacgtttcttcccgcagtaaatagaaacaacgatagtattcagaagaaaaccaaacattgcagatattttatcataactctggttttacgtggccgatcaacacaatttaaaaactgctataaagtccacactttgtccgtcagttttgtcctgctcacatctccaatggttggacacgttgtcattaacgtggcttcactccacatcagccgctttgctcgctaaaacaccggtgtgggcacataaggacgctgtcacaGCCAGTCAACCACGTTGATTGGCTGCGTATATAccaatgtgaatcgcatcattggctggactgtgggatgaggtggcatcgttctaaacACATACgagagcagccagtcactgactaacactgcaaaactgaattgttgaagttttaattttaatttcaattcaggttctatatatatatatatatattttttttttttgtgcgcagcGCAGATTTCCTATGCGCAGAGACGTGCCAGCAGCGCGCAACTGCGCACATGCACAGCGTAGAGGGAACGTTGGTCGTAAGACTGTCATTCATTTCCCACCATATGTTAAAATGATGTACATCAGGGTTGCGGACATAAATGAAATTTTCACCAGATTTCATATTGAATGTTTGCCTTCATTCACAGCACAGAGACCAAACTGGCAGCATGTCAGTGTCTGACATTTATAGTTGTCACATGAGCAAATGCGCCTACCTTCAAGTATCTGTCATTCAACTGAAACCATTTTATTGGAATTTCTTTCATTCATGTATTAGTCacattgttttattgtgaaaagctTTGGTGCCACTGGGTTTTAGCATGTTTGCCTCACAGCCTATTCACGCAGCTGAACAGATGGTATCTGGGAAACAGGAGCATTCACACAGGAACACTCAGcaggtgttgttgtttttttaaaggatgttaCCTCCCACGCATCATTGTCCGCATTTATTAAATGCAAACTTCCATCACACCGTCCTGCTGCACACTCCTCCAACTGCTGAGGCAAGAAACATGAGAAGTAAAATCCTCAAGCGCTTTCCTTGTTCCTCTACAAATGCCTCATCATATTGCACTGTTGAGGTGCAACAAACTAACAATGCCTGTGGTAGCAAACTTCACGGGACCTTTGATGGTGCGGCAAAAGGATGTTCTGAACATTTGGTTTGGGATTACATTAATGGCAGTAACGTTCAAATTTATGAGTTAAActtacaatttttaaaaaacagccatCAATGAAACACAAATAGCATTTCTTCAGTTGCCTCCAACAACTGGATTTTATTAGTGCTGATAAACAGTGCAGAATATTCAAATTCATTAAtctaaattaaattattattaattaattttacatGTCTGTTAATGTACATTGCTGCTAAACCATTATTAAAATGCATAACTCTTTTCCTCATAATTCAGACCATCCATTTTCATCGACTTACCCTTGATAATGTTAACGTAAAGACACTTCACGAGGAGCTTCAGATCGTGTAAAGTCCAGTGCTTCTTTACCTGCTGTTATTCCGGTGGAAAAAATGCTATTTCGTTGCTTAAAATGATGATTTCTGGTCTTTTCCAGAGGTTATCATTGCATTTCTCAGGCAAAAGGCGTGGCTTCATCAAATAAGTCCAATCGCAAACTAGGTAGGAGTTtctcagctgtgcagcaaaggtACATCTGCCTTTGATTGACGTGTCATCCACCAATAAAAATCCAGCGTGCCACTTCATCATAGTCCAGTTTGTGAGGGCGGGCTGAGACGCTTTGTCAGCAGTGATGTCTCGCTATGTGCGGCGTGGCCCCAGGAGAGTAAATGGTTGCTcacataaaaatacacattcaGAATCTGAGCGACaaagtttttagttttatgtttaaatgaaaaacaatgacACTGCAGAGTGTTACACATGAGCGGTTTGTTTTGTTGCATATGCAattggtcttttattttgaaaaatcgtTTGGGAAGGAAGAGGTTTTAGTGAAACCCAGCTGAAGGGCTCAGGTGGGTAAACCACATGCTGAATAGAGCTTTTTACATGTCATTTTGCAGGTGAGTAGAAGTGTACAGTCGCGCTTTGTTGTATCTGTGTGAGCTTTCATTTTGCACATGTAGCCAGTCTTGAGCAGCTAGCAACAGTTGGCTAACATTAGTCTAAGTGAGTCTCATCATACATGGCAGGCATCTCTCATAATACGTATTTGACATATTATGTAtttgaaataaagaaagatGGGCAACCTGCCTGATGGAGTCAGACCTCGCAGTCCtgtttggacacacacacacacacacacacacacacacacacacacacacacacacacacacacacacacacagtttaaagaagctttattaaaaaacaaacaaaaagatatAACATTGCAGCACAGGTGAACACCTCCACCCTCCCTGTGAGCTCAGGTGGAGGTGTGAGTGAAGTTAAAGGTTCCTCTGAGAGTGTTAAGGAATatactctaaaacacttcttcagcaaagactcagagaagagaaacacacagaacttcttgctagtaAGGGCGGCCTCCAGCACTGAGGCTTGCGCTGagaaactgccccggtctttatttatacttcagtgtgtgtgtgtgtgtgtgtgtgtgtgtgtgtgtgtgtgtgtgtgtgtgtgtgtgtgtgtgtgtgtgtgtgtgtgtgtgtgtgtgtgtggtcagagtgtgaccccataaaatcttccctaaacctgctggtctcaaagtccaacagttcatcaaaccaaaaggcacttagactagaactgacatagctacgttaatcctaccgtaaaacaataagacaaggtacgacctctcccatgctcccaggatgtggggtGGAGCCAGAACACCCTggaatgttacagacctcctaggatgagacattctttcaatatgccaccaactaatacttctacacacaaatgattacatgcagcattctaccatatgcaaacttatatcactaaaagattatactgactactaagtacaattttccattgacagagAGCATCACACTGAGCAGATCCAGCTGACCTCTGTGGATCAGATGTTACACACGGCTTTGTGCTGATCTGAGGCCAGTCTGCAGGCACAGCCAGGAGCTGAGCTCTGATTGGTCCTCTCTGACAgtgggatgatgatgatgctcagTGTGAAGAGCACAGAGGGTCGTATGAACATACATGATGCTGAGCCACtaacatgcagacacaggtaAAAGTAAAACAGCTAATGGGTCATGTGACCAACATAGagtctgcagacagacagaagaagaagaaactgagaGGACAACGCTCCATCGTTAGTTCATACATGAGAGACAGCTTCAGCTGTTACactgagcttcctgtttcacatCCATGGAGAAGGACGAGCTGACGgcagcctcctcttcatcatctccAGCTTCATCACATCAGACTGGCTGACTGTTCAGTGGATGAGATTCTGCAACGTTCTTCTTTCtgtggacagacagacacagactgaGCTCTGGACTCCCAGTCCAAACTGCACCTGCAGGTCCTCTggtgtccagcagaggcagcagtgagtcagttcCTATctggtcgttaagtctgacgtcatgaGCTGCTTCAGCTTTCAAAGgaacactgtggcatcactgcgagttacaaactgtctaaactCTTTCTTTTCAAACTAAAGCATCACAAGGTCCACGTCTAGCTGTCTGTAATGGAGGCGGAGCAAACTGGATCCGCACTCCATGCCTAGTGAACGCTCACGACGCAGTTTGTCGGGGACGCCTACCTCGGCACAACACCTGGTTTGGCAGCACATAGCGAGGCTCCAGATGCTGCGAactccagaccaccgacaggtctcgCACACAACAGCCGCTCCATCACGTGACCCACACTGCTCCGACATGCAAAGGTCACTATATTTAATGGATCCTGTTACGTTTTTTCCCCCAATATGTGATCCAGTGATTTAGGTCAGGATTGGACCGATACTGATACGTAGCACCGGCTCGGTCCCTCCCTACtttatgtatatgtgtttaGAGAAGCTAGTGTAAGGTTCAGCATGAAGAGGCCACCTGTAGCCACGGGAAGCCGGCGGTAAGGTGTGTCCATGGTGTGATGTGTGCGGCACAGTCATGCTGCAGTCTGTAGGACGTCCTGCTTTAAGTCAGCCGCCATCGTTGCAGTGCCCAGAAGAACACAGGGAGCTGCTTGAATCGTCCAGTTGCTCTAACACCATAATCACCACATGTTTTGAGCCTCATACTGGCAGACTTAGATCATGTCACACAAACGCCAACGTAATCCTCACACACCTGCACAACTGTTTGCTGACTTCAGCTCAGCCTTCAGTACAGTTAATAAACTCAGCAACTCAGGACTCAGGAGATTGTTCTCCAGTCCACACCAGTAACACCATTATAAATGTGCTGATGACACCACCATCACAGGACTGATGGACAACAGCGATGATTCAGCATCTGAAGCGATGGTGTGACGACAACAACCTGCATCTGAACACAGCCGAGACCAAGGACATGATAATCCACTTCAGCAGAACAAAGGATCTGAGCACTCCACCCTCTACATTGATGGAGGAGGTAGAAAGGGTGGAGAGCTTCAAGTTCCTCGGAGTCCACATCTCGGCCGACCTCACCTGGTCCACAAACATCTCCCACCAGGTAGGGAAAGCACAACAAAggctgtacttcctcaggaaaCGGCGTCAGGCCCAGTTACCCCAGAGCTCCACCATGAAGAGCCTTCTGACCTCCTGCTGCACACTCTGCTTCAACTGCTGCACCGTGGAGGACAAGAGGAAACTGCAGCGGGTGGTGAGGGCAGCAGAGCGGCCAATCGGCACCTCACTGACCCCCCTCAGAGACCCCGCCCCCCCTTCCCTCTGATAAACACTGCAGGTCCATCAGGACGAAGACAAACAGACTCAACAGAAGCTTTTACCCACAGGCCGCCCACCCTGCAGCCTGATTGGAGGATAACTCTGCTGCCAACACTCATGGACATCACACCTCATTTATACATCATATCTGTATTTACACTATAATGCCACCAACATATACACTGTGTTTGTTCTGTAGCACCCCCCCCCCTTACTCACTTACAGAAGCACCCCCCCTTACTCACTTACAGAAGCACCCCCCTTACTCACAGAGGCCGAATCAGTTATTCAGGCCAAAGTGTCATCAAACAGATGAATCACATGGGGCCAAACGTGGACTCACCCTTTAGACACACGAAATGAAGGCAAGCGCTTGGCCGCCTTGTTGCGTCTCCCGACTGCAGCTCTAATGGTCGTCATCAGGGGCTCTGCagaagagaaacacagcagTTAGGCTAACGAAGCCTCAGACTGAGGGTCATGTTGTCATGTGATGGTGGGTCAGAGGTGTCTCTCCCTGCTGGATGACAGTTACCCAGCATGCCTCTGGGCTCACACGTGTGTGCAGAAGCATGTTAAAGATGATCCCCGCAGTCAGCACTCTCACAGTAAAAGGTTTCAGTACGAAACTTCATGCAGGAGCTGACATCAGCAGCTGCTGCCAGCTCACTCTCTCACTGACCTTTGACCAGGAGCGGCACTAGCTTGAGTTTCATGGTGTTCACAGCCCTGTCGTGGAGGATGCAGAGGTAAACTCCTCCATCTGCACAGACGGGGTTCCTCAGGGTCAGGCTGAGGTCAACTTCAGGCCGATTCAGCTGGTCGGTCTTCGTCTCCTTGGGTGGGAATGACTCCATCTCTGCGCGCTCTCTGTAATCTGTGTGCTGTTGGTCACGTTTGACCTGACcgttctcaaacacacacaccttcttGTTTTCATGCGTCACAAAGAACCACTCCACTTTGACGACCTCACCCaggcagcatgtgtgtgtgtagggcaGCAGGACAGACGGCGCCCCCTCCATCACCTCCAGTGGTGTCAGCTGACTCACTGTGGGCGGAGCACAGGGACAGACTGAACCACAGCATGGGCAACAGGTTTAACCAGCTGCTTCTCCACCCGTGACCATCACATAAACAGCCCGTTACCATGGCAACACCTCAGCTCACCATCATGTCATCAGTCATTAATTTCATATCATAATAGTAATAAACTGACGAAAGATTTCAGTTTGTAATCTGATAACAATAAATAACTTATAATAATTTAACAATAACGCAGCTTTGGTTTTACTCTgactgtgcttttattttgaaacatcaGGGGTTGTGTCCATGGAAACAGTAGCTCATGCATACTAACGCTGCTGTTGGTTGGACCTGGCTACCGCATCACCTCCACCTCACCACCTAACAGCCAATCAGCTACTGGTTGATGATGTCATTCAGGCTGATTGGACGTACAGGAGCCGACAGGTGCGtgtggaggtcaaaggtcacagacTAGTTGCAGTCACACACAGCCTCACCTGTCATgagcttctctctttctctcacgcGATACAGGAGGACAACAACGACAGCACCGAGGAGAAGCACAGGAACCAGGACAGCGGGGAGGACTTTGGGCCAGACAGGCGGCGGAGGACGTTCTGTAAGGAACACAAAGAAGCAGAACATCATCCTGtacgacctctgacctctgatcaTGTTCTCCTATTTGACCTTCTAGCTGAGCGCTGCTGAACCACACAGACCTGTTTAACCAGTCAGTGACCAGCGTCTGTGCTGCTGATGGTTGAAGCAGCACAGACGTCCTCTGTCTGTGACTCCATCCTCTCTGgacctgacctttgacctcatcaGGGTCAGATCCACAGCTGGAGTGAGGGTCTGAAGCTCTGTGACTAATGAGGTCACAGAGACTGTTCATCGGCATCCACCTTGTGTTACAGGCGGATGCTGATGTCAGCGATGACATACTCGTTAAGGTTTCCATGGAAACACAAACCTGCGTAAGCCTCTTCTGTGTAACTGAACGTGTTCACATACGTGAAATATTTCATGTTGCTGAACTTTCTGAATGCGTGTGATATGATTcagtgtgacctttgacctgaacCTGCagcactgacctttgaccttcagctGGACTTCAGTCCTCTGCTGGTCCGCTCCATGTTTGCGGGTGACACAGGCGTAGGTCCCAGTGTCGGTGAACGTGGGCTtcctcagagtgaggctgaggTCTCTGGTCTGCAGGGTGTCGGCGGACATTGATGTTCGGCTGGAGTAACGCTTGTTTTGGTTGGTAATGTCATCTTTTCCCTCCACGATGGCGTGAACGATCTGAGAAGACAGATCTTCGCGTTTCCACACAATCGCATGATCCTTAGGAACAACCATGTTACAGGGCAGCAGGACAGACTCCTCCCCCTCAAACACCTCCACCCCTGATGCATGCTGGGACGCTGAGGACACAAACACAAGTTTAATCAGTGTGGTTTCCATGGTAACCTGACAGTGTGAGCAGGTGAACAGTTACCTGCAGCTGAGCGTGGGGCTGAGAGGAGGAGATGTCAGGAGTTTATCAGAGAGACTGAGTGCGTGAACACGTCTGAGCCACAAACACGACATGGTTGATAAagacttcctgtgtgtgtgcgggaCAAACCGTGTGCACTGATGGGaatctgtttgtgtctctgtgcagaCGCAGTTAGTGAACTGTGCACCCACATCTGTTACACCTGCAGATGTTCTGTCTGCTGGAACATCTGGAGCATAGCTGATGTTCTGCACGCTGTGAACAGAAGCTCCACACCTGCTGGCAGCTGCAGCTCCACCCTCCTCCTGTCACAGTAAACTGTACAAAGCGGAGGAGCTGCTGAGgtcagcaggtcaaacagatgtgcagcgcatacacacacacatcagcagcTCCAGATGTTTGATAAAGCGAAACTCGATCAGCTTCCTGCCGCAGCAGTGGCTCACACTGCGAGATCCGCCCAAACATGGCGCCCATAGGACATAACGTAAATCACCaagagcagctgtgtgtgtgtgtgtgtgtgtgtgtgtgtgtgtgtgtgtacacagagAGCAGTGTGTGCATGTAATCTGCTCTGAGCCTCGCGCGTTGGTGACGTGTGCACAGATATGATCAGAGAAAAGAAGCGCGGTCACGATAGCGGCGCGTTAAAAATCTTTGCGCGTTTACATTCGTATTTACGGCTCCGCGTGTAGACGCAAACGGGGAATTCATGGTGCGTTTAAGTACCGTTCGTACGCATGTACGTATGTTTAGAAGTAAAGCTTCTCTTCCAACTGTATCTCTAGTAAATGAACAACACTCACAAATATTGATACTAATGCTGATAATCATAACCACTGTTTGTC contains the following coding sequences:
- the LOC113018313 gene encoding uncharacterized protein LOC113018313 yields the protein MMKMKMCALFVILALASQHASGVEVFEGEESVLLPCNMVVPKDHAIVWKREDLSSQIVHAIVEGKDDITNQNKRYSSRTSMSADTLQTRDLSLTLRKPTFTDTGTYACVTRKHGADQQRTEVQLKVKERPPPPVWPKVLPAVLVPVLLLGAVVVVLLYRVREREKLMTVSQLTPLEVMEGAPSVLLPYTHTCCLGEVVKVEWFFVTHENKKVCVFENGQVKRDQQHTDYRERAEMESFPPKETKTDQLNRPEVDLSLTLRNPVCADGGVYLCILHDRAVNTMKLKLVPLLVKEPLMTTIRAAVGRRNKAAKRLPSFRVSKGKKNVAESHPLNSQPV